One part of the Phoenix dactylifera cultivar Barhee BC4 chromosome 4, palm_55x_up_171113_PBpolish2nd_filt_p, whole genome shotgun sequence genome encodes these proteins:
- the LOC103700612 gene encoding transcription factor MYB124 isoform X2 — MERRSEVAAAGMNSDGSVAPAAAAGPSKKDRHIVSWTPKEDDLLREQVALHGTENWTRIAAQFKDKTGRQCRRRWNTYLNAECKKGGWSPEEDRLLCEAQKVYGNRWTEIAKVVSGRTDNAVKNRFSTLCKKRAKHEALSKENNGSCLNPNNKRVIIQNGCITAETRELSLPTKQIRYHISDLKENKISEEYLRKHGMNKDQLRPPLAVLAQNSNIADNKTRATFIKKDDPKLTALLQQAELLSSLAQKVNAENTKESLEDAWKEIQDYVAQTEESGMLSRKISGTDFVLDDFRDLIEELMSSDSIGLQSLRQSDLHENSRQSSECRTGSTGHFNNQGNERDHQIDDSSFDNDPEVTGPHEDAQCLGITACQEEVMPPITKSKENDENICDISNSEFASPLLTTPPFQSLAEGIATPKFTSSERRFLLSVIGLPSPAPSPKSSQPPACKKALLDSL, encoded by the exons ATGGAGAGGAGATCGGAAGTGGCAGCTGCGGGAATGAATTCTGATGGTTCTGTAgctccggcggcggcggcggggccTTCGAAGAAGGATCGGCATATCGTCAGCTGGACTCCAAAG GAGGATGATCTGCTCCGAGAGCAAGTCGCTCTTCATGGAACTGAGAA TTGGACGAGAATTGCAGCTCAATTCAAGGACAAGACCGGCAGACAGTGCCGAAGGAG GTGGAACACGTACTTGAATGCAGAGTGCAAGAAAGGTGGATGGTCGCCAGAAGAGGACAGGCTTTTGTGTGAG GCTCAGAAGGTTTACGGGAACAGATGGACCGAGATTGCAAAGGTAGTCTCGGGCAG AACAGATAACGCAGTCAAGAACCGATTCTCTACCCTCTGCAAGAAAAGAGCGAAGCATGAGGCTTTATCCAAGGAAAATAACGGTTCATGcctgaacccaaataataagaGGGTCATAATTCAAAATGGATGCATCACAGCTGAGACAAGGGAGTTATCATTACCCACTAAGCAGATCAG GTACCATATTTCAgatcttaaagaaaataaaataagcgAAGAATATCTTAGGAAACATGGAATGAACAAAGATCAACTACGGCCTCCTCTGGCAGTGCTTGCTCAAAACTCTAACATTGCAG ACAACAAGACTAGAGCTACCTTTATTAAAAAGGATGATCCAAAATTAACCGCGTTGCTTCAGCAAGCCGAGCTGCTTAGTTCCCTTGCACAAAAAGTTAATGCAGAAAACACCAAGGAGAGCCTTGAGGATGCCTGGAAG GAAATCCAAGACTACGTCGCCCAAACAGAAGAGAGTGGAATGCTGAGCAGGAAAATATCTGGTACAGATTTTGTACTTGATGACTTCAGGGACCTGATAGAGGAACTAATGAGCAGCGATTCAATAGGTTTGCAATCTTTGAG GCAATCCGATTTGCATGAAAACAGTCGACAAAGCTCTGAGTGCCGCACAGGGTCAACCGGCCACTTTAATAATCAGGGAAATGAAAGGGATCATCAGATCGATGATAGTTCATTTGACAATGACCCTGAGGTCACTGGTCCTCATGAAGATGCACAGTGTTTGGGTATAACTGCTTGTCAAG AGGAAGTCATGCCTCCTATTACAAAGTCAAAGGAGAATGATGAAAATATTTGTGATATTTCAAATTCAGAGTTTGCTTCACCTCTTCTGACAACTCCACCTTTCCAATCGTTAGCAGAAGGGATTGCAACCCCAAAATTTACAAGTAGT GAGAGGCGTTTCTTGTTGAGTGTAATTGGCCTGCCATCACCAGCTCCCAGCCCCAAATCATCTCAACCACCGGCCTGCAAAAAGGCTCTTCTTGATAGCCTCTGA
- the LOC103700624 gene encoding probable serine/threonine-protein kinase PBL3 yields MGNCLVSPSSRVENAHITQHASYPSKGTSKTNLSSVPSTLRTYSTPSTLTMPSYTERTSNESLPTPRTEGEILSSSNLKAFTFNDLKNATRNFRLDSLLGEGGFGYVYKGWIDEQSLTASRPGAGMVVAVKKLKQEGFQGHKEWLTEVNYLGQLHHPNLVKLIGYCSEGDNRLLAYEFMSKGSLENHLFRRGAQPLPWATRIKVAIGAARGLSFLHDAESQVIYRDVKASNILLDSEFNAKLSDFGLAKAGPTGDRTHVSTQVMGTHGYAAPEYIATGRLSAKADVYSFGVVLLELLSGRRALDKTRVGIEQSLADWAKPYLGDKRKIYRIMDSRLEGRYPKKGAQGVATLALQCICREAKLRPRMSAVLAMLEQLHDPKNTAVVQPQTDRWKASSTIPRSPIKHHNSPRRLTTGRSSLPSYQRSPWVH; encoded by the exons ATGGGCAATTGCTTGGTCTCGCCGTCGTCGCGAGTGGAGAACGCTCACATCACTCAGCACGCTTCCT ATCCCTCAAAAGGCACCAGCAAAACAAATTTATCTTCTGTTCCTTCAACTCTGCGAACATATTCAACTCCTTCAACTCTGACCATGCCTTCTTATACTGAGAGGACTTCTAATGAGAGTCTTCCTACACCACGAACTGAAGGTGAGATTTTGTCCTCCTCAAATTTGAAGGCCTTCACATTCAATGATCTGAAAAATGCGACTAGAAACTTCCGTCTGGATAGTCTTCTTGGGGAAGGAGGATTTGGTTATGTCTATAAAGGTTGGATTGACGAACAAAGTTTAACTGCTTCGAGGCCTGGTGCTGGCATGGTTGTTGCTGTCAAGAAGCTTAAACAGGAGGGTTTCCAGGGCCACAAGGAGTGGCTG ACAGAGGTCAACTATCTTGGTCAGCTTCACCATCCAAATTTAGTTAAACTCATTGGTTACTGTTCAGAGGGTGACAACCGCCTTCTGGCTTATGAATTCATGTCAAAAGGCAGTTtggagaatcatctttttagga GAGGTGCACAACCACTGCCTTGGGCAACAAGGATCAAAGTTGCGATTGGAGCTGCTAGGGGACTCTCTTTTTTGCATGATGCTGAATCCCAAGTCATATATCGAGATGTTAAGGCATCAAACATCCTCCTTGACTCG GAATTCAATGCCAAGCTTTCAGACTTTGGCTTGGCAAAAGCTGGACCAACTGGGGACAGAACTCATGTATCTACGCAAGTCATGGGCACTCATGGATATGCAGCTCCTGAATACATTGCAACAG GTCGGCTCTCTGCAAAGGCTGATGTATACAGTTTCGGGGTTGTGTTGTTGGAGTTGTTGTCTGGACGCCGGGCTCTTGACAAAACAAGAGTAGGCATAGAGCAGAGCTTAGCAGACTGGGCGAAGCCCTATTTGGGTGATAAGCGCAAAATTTACCGGATCATGGACTCAAGACTAGAGGGCCGATATCCAAAGAAAGGAGCTCAGGGAGTTGCCACCCTTGCTTTGCAATGCATTTGTAGGGAGGCCAAACTCCGGCCCCGTATGTCTGCGGTATTGGCTATGCTGGAGCAACTGCATGACCCTAAAAATACAGCAGTGGTGCAACCCCAAACAGATCGATGGAAGGCCTCTAGTACCATTCCAAGGTCACCTATAAAGCATCACAATTCACCACGACGCCTGACCACTGGTAGGTCCTCATTGCCATCTTATCAGCGATCACCATGGGTACATTGA
- the LOC103700612 gene encoding transcription factor MYB124 isoform X1 gives MERRSEVAAAGMNSDGSVAPAAAAGPSKKDRHIVSWTPKEDDLLREQVALHGTENWTRIAAQFKDKTGRQCRRRWNTYLNAECKKGGWSPEEDRLLCEAQKVYGNRWTEIAKVVSGRTDNAVKNRFSTLCKKRAKHEALSKENNGSCLNPNNKRVIIQNGCITAETRELSLPTKQIRYHISDLKENKISEEYLRKHGMNKDQLRPPLAVLAQNSNIAGELPTHVGNDLRTAVHNDNKTRATFIKKDDPKLTALLQQAELLSSLAQKVNAENTKESLEDAWKEIQDYVAQTEESGMLSRKISGTDFVLDDFRDLIEELMSSDSIGLQSLRQSDLHENSRQSSECRTGSTGHFNNQGNERDHQIDDSSFDNDPEVTGPHEDAQCLGITACQEEVMPPITKSKENDENICDISNSEFASPLLTTPPFQSLAEGIATPKFTSSERRFLLSVIGLPSPAPSPKSSQPPACKKALLDSL, from the exons ATGGAGAGGAGATCGGAAGTGGCAGCTGCGGGAATGAATTCTGATGGTTCTGTAgctccggcggcggcggcggggccTTCGAAGAAGGATCGGCATATCGTCAGCTGGACTCCAAAG GAGGATGATCTGCTCCGAGAGCAAGTCGCTCTTCATGGAACTGAGAA TTGGACGAGAATTGCAGCTCAATTCAAGGACAAGACCGGCAGACAGTGCCGAAGGAG GTGGAACACGTACTTGAATGCAGAGTGCAAGAAAGGTGGATGGTCGCCAGAAGAGGACAGGCTTTTGTGTGAG GCTCAGAAGGTTTACGGGAACAGATGGACCGAGATTGCAAAGGTAGTCTCGGGCAG AACAGATAACGCAGTCAAGAACCGATTCTCTACCCTCTGCAAGAAAAGAGCGAAGCATGAGGCTTTATCCAAGGAAAATAACGGTTCATGcctgaacccaaataataagaGGGTCATAATTCAAAATGGATGCATCACAGCTGAGACAAGGGAGTTATCATTACCCACTAAGCAGATCAG GTACCATATTTCAgatcttaaagaaaataaaataagcgAAGAATATCTTAGGAAACATGGAATGAACAAAGATCAACTACGGCCTCCTCTGGCAGTGCTTGCTCAAAACTCTAACATTGCAGGTGAGTTGCCGACTCATGTTGGCAATGACTTGAGGACAGCAGTACATAATG ACAACAAGACTAGAGCTACCTTTATTAAAAAGGATGATCCAAAATTAACCGCGTTGCTTCAGCAAGCCGAGCTGCTTAGTTCCCTTGCACAAAAAGTTAATGCAGAAAACACCAAGGAGAGCCTTGAGGATGCCTGGAAG GAAATCCAAGACTACGTCGCCCAAACAGAAGAGAGTGGAATGCTGAGCAGGAAAATATCTGGTACAGATTTTGTACTTGATGACTTCAGGGACCTGATAGAGGAACTAATGAGCAGCGATTCAATAGGTTTGCAATCTTTGAG GCAATCCGATTTGCATGAAAACAGTCGACAAAGCTCTGAGTGCCGCACAGGGTCAACCGGCCACTTTAATAATCAGGGAAATGAAAGGGATCATCAGATCGATGATAGTTCATTTGACAATGACCCTGAGGTCACTGGTCCTCATGAAGATGCACAGTGTTTGGGTATAACTGCTTGTCAAG AGGAAGTCATGCCTCCTATTACAAAGTCAAAGGAGAATGATGAAAATATTTGTGATATTTCAAATTCAGAGTTTGCTTCACCTCTTCTGACAACTCCACCTTTCCAATCGTTAGCAGAAGGGATTGCAACCCCAAAATTTACAAGTAGT GAGAGGCGTTTCTTGTTGAGTGTAATTGGCCTGCCATCACCAGCTCCCAGCCCCAAATCATCTCAACCACCGGCCTGCAAAAAGGCTCTTCTTGATAGCCTCTGA